Genomic segment of Ruegeria sp. TM1040:
GTCAAACAGGCGGGGGCAGAGCGCATCATTCTGGTAGCGCATTCCATGGGAACCGCGCTTGCGATGGAGATGTTGCGCCAGGCCGATCTGCGAAATCCCGGCTGGGCGGCCCGCACGCTCAACGGTGGGGTCATCCTGATCTCACCCGATCTCGATGTGGATGTATTTGAGAGCCAGATGATGGATCTCAAACAGGTTCCGCAGCCATTTGGTGTGATGGTCTCGGAGAAAGATCATATCCTCAATATTTCCGGTCGACTGCGTGGCACAAGCGAGGGGGAGCGTCTTGGAAATATCAAATCAGCAGAGCGGCTGATGAAATGGCCCATTGAGGTGATCGACCTGACAGCATTTAATGCGGATGCAGCCTCTGGGCATTTTGTGGCGGCGACATCGCCTAGTTTGCTGGCGGTCATACGATCCGCCAGCAACGTCAGTCGCCTGTTCGGCCCAGTTGATCCGACGCTGTTTCAACAGATCCTACCGCAGTCTCAAACCATCGTAACCGACCATGGGAAACTCATGCTCGCCAGGCAGCAACGGCAGGAAGAGCGCTGAGGACACGTCAGCGCGTGCGTCTCAAATAGACGTAATATGCGCCTTCGCCTCCATGACTGATATGCGCAGGCGTCACCTGCAGCACCGCCTGTGCGAGAGGTTGCAGGGTGAGCCATTGCGGTACCTGATGTCGCAGAACTCCGCGCGGCACTGGCATCGGACCCGGCTCATCGCGGTCCTTGCCCTTGCCAGTGATCACCAGCACCAGCCGCTTGTTCGAGGCCTGCGCCGACAGGATAAAGCGGGTCAAAGCACCATGGGCGGAGTCCATACGCATCCCGTGCAGGTCAAGCTTGCCTTCGGGTTTGAGCTTCCCGCGCTTCATCCGGCGAAAAGCTTTTTCATCCATCCGCAAGGGATCAGTGGCGAGTTTGCGCGCCGGTGAGGCTTTTAGATCATGACCGGGCAGTTTCGCACGGGCTTTGCTGCCTACCTCGAACTGGGGCAGGGGTGCTGGCGCGCTGCGTCGCGGTTTGGGTTTTGGCAAAGGTGTAGGGGGGTCTGCATGGTCTCCGCCCTTTTTTTCGCGGTTGGCATGCAGCCGTTCAGCGTGTTTCACAACCTGTTGCCAAAGGTCGATCTCATCTTCTGTCAGTTTGCGCCGGGTCATCACAGATCATCCGGCAACATGGCATAGGCGCGTTGAATGGGCATAAGCACCATCATCCGCCCCGGA
This window contains:
- a CDS encoding Smr/MutS family protein, yielding MTRRKLTEDEIDLWQQVVKHAERLHANREKKGGDHADPPTPLPKPKPRRSAPAPLPQFEVGSKARAKLPGHDLKASPARKLATDPLRMDEKAFRRMKRGKLKPEGKLDLHGMRMDSAHGALTRFILSAQASNKRLVLVITGKGKDRDEPGPMPVPRGVLRHQVPQWLTLQPLAQAVLQVTPAHISHGGEGAYYVYLRRTR